The following proteins come from a genomic window of Kitasatospora sp. NBC_01246:
- a CDS encoding TrmH family RNA methyltransferase: MKQLRGTELKRLHRQWRRSNEFRLALILENLQSPFNVGSVVRTGAAMGAEKLYLTGDTPSVRSSGAQKAAMGTDKYLKVEHFPTVAEAVAAAKADGFKVVGLELADEAVPMFAAELTPAVAFVLGHEDRGITPDALALCDQVVFVPQLGRVGSLNVSAAATVACYEARRQGYALSGTPDGSDPGGLDLDDE, encoded by the coding sequence GTGAAGCAGCTCCGCGGGACCGAACTGAAGCGCTTGCACCGCCAGTGGCGGCGCAGCAACGAGTTCCGGCTCGCGCTGATCCTGGAGAACCTCCAGTCGCCGTTCAACGTCGGCTCGGTCGTCCGGACCGGTGCCGCGATGGGCGCGGAGAAGCTGTACCTGACCGGCGACACCCCGTCGGTCCGCTCCTCCGGCGCCCAGAAGGCCGCGATGGGCACCGACAAGTACCTCAAGGTGGAGCACTTCCCCACCGTCGCCGAGGCCGTCGCCGCCGCCAAGGCGGACGGCTTCAAGGTGGTCGGCCTGGAGCTGGCGGACGAGGCGGTGCCGATGTTCGCCGCCGAGCTGACCCCGGCCGTGGCCTTCGTGCTGGGCCACGAGGACCGCGGCATCACCCCCGACGCGCTCGCGCTCTGCGACCAGGTGGTGTTCGTCCCGCAGCTCGGCCGCGTCGGCTCGCTCAACGTCTCCGCCGCCGCCACGGTGGCCTGCTACGAGGCGCGCCGCCAGGGGTACGCGCTCAGCGGCACCCCGGACGGCAGCGACCCGGGCGGCCTGGACCTCGACGACGAGTGA
- a CDS encoding MDR family NADP-dependent oxidoreductase: protein MKIEKWVVREHLDGVPDVNRIYRKVVEEVDVSLRPDEMLFRTRYVSVDPYQNGLALETPIGHHMGADSIMEVLEAGPEAAFQVGDLVQGFGGWRSHVVHNGVEELWKTGVFPMLFPAYRRLDPARYDERLPLSTALGVMGAPGMTAWGTLTKFLEVRPGDTVVISGASGAIGTLVGQLARRAGAGRVVGTTASAGKAAYLKELGFDDVVLYDQADDAEKVRAALLLAAPDGVDRYFDNLGGSVTDAVFTMLNVDSRVAVCWQWATTVNGELTGPRLLPYIMFPRTTIRGIFAQEWFDEPQLTAMHADLGELVRRGEIRYHETVHKGFDEIPKAYRSLYVDREANRGKVLVEV from the coding sequence ATGAAGATCGAGAAGTGGGTGGTCCGCGAGCACCTCGACGGGGTGCCGGACGTCAACCGGATCTACCGGAAGGTGGTCGAGGAGGTCGACGTCAGCCTCCGGCCCGACGAGATGCTCTTCCGGACCAGGTACGTCTCGGTCGACCCGTACCAGAACGGCCTCGCGCTGGAGACGCCGATCGGCCACCACATGGGCGCGGACTCGATCATGGAGGTGCTGGAGGCCGGTCCGGAGGCGGCCTTCCAGGTCGGCGACCTCGTCCAGGGCTTCGGCGGCTGGCGCAGCCACGTCGTCCACAACGGCGTCGAGGAGCTGTGGAAGACCGGCGTCTTCCCGATGCTCTTCCCCGCCTACCGCCGGCTCGACCCGGCCCGGTACGACGAGCGGCTGCCGCTCTCCACGGCGCTCGGCGTCATGGGCGCGCCCGGGATGACGGCCTGGGGCACGCTGACGAAGTTCCTGGAGGTGCGGCCGGGCGACACCGTGGTGATCAGCGGTGCCTCCGGCGCGATCGGCACCCTGGTGGGCCAGTTGGCCAGGCGCGCGGGCGCCGGCCGGGTGGTCGGCACCACCGCCTCGGCGGGCAAGGCCGCGTACCTGAAGGAGCTCGGCTTCGACGACGTGGTGCTCTACGACCAGGCGGACGACGCCGAGAAGGTCCGCGCGGCGCTGCTGCTCGCCGCCCCGGACGGGGTCGACCGCTACTTCGACAACCTCGGCGGCAGCGTCACCGACGCGGTGTTCACCATGCTCAACGTGGACAGCCGGGTGGCGGTCTGCTGGCAGTGGGCGACCACGGTGAACGGTGAGCTGACCGGGCCCCGGCTGCTGCCGTACATCATGTTCCCGCGCACCACCATCCGCGGGATCTTCGCCCAGGAGTGGTTCGACGAGCCGCAGTTGACGGCGATGCACGCGGACCTCGGCGAGCTGGTCCGGCGCGGCGAGATCCGCTACCACGAGACCGTGCACAAGGGCTTCGACGAGATCCCGAAGGCCTACCGGAGCCTCTACGTCGACCGGGAGGCGAACCGGGGCAAGGTGCTGGTCGAGGTGTGA